A stretch of the Streptomyces sp. NBC_01571 genome encodes the following:
- a CDS encoding FMN reductase — MKRTLAIVSAGLRLPSSTRLLADRLADAAGDELERLGSQVDIHVLEARDYAHDLVNHLMAGYPSPELQRAFDSVAAADGLIVVTPTFNASYSGLFKMFFDCIEDTALTDKPVLIAATGGTARHSLVLEHALRPMFTYLHAVIVPTAVYAATEDWGGGGDSQGSLLRRIARAARELAVEVHRSQPPAPVDPYHDPVPFERLLDGT, encoded by the coding sequence ATGAAGCGCACCCTCGCCATCGTCTCGGCTGGACTGCGGCTGCCGTCCTCCACCCGCCTGCTGGCCGACCGTCTCGCCGATGCCGCCGGGGACGAACTGGAACGCCTTGGCTCACAGGTCGACATCCACGTCCTCGAAGCACGCGACTATGCACACGACCTGGTCAACCACCTGATGGCGGGCTACCCCTCGCCGGAACTGCAGCGCGCGTTCGACTCCGTCGCGGCAGCGGACGGCCTGATCGTTGTCACGCCGACCTTCAACGCGTCCTACAGCGGTCTGTTCAAAATGTTCTTCGACTGCATCGAAGACACCGCCCTAACAGACAAGCCGGTGCTGATCGCCGCCACCGGTGGCACCGCACGGCACTCACTCGTGCTGGAGCACGCACTGCGGCCTATGTTCACCTACCTGCACGCGGTGATCGTGCCCACCGCTGTGTACGCCGCGACGGAGGACTGGGGCGGCGGTGGCGACTCCCAGGGGTCGCTCCTGCGGCGCATAGCGCGAGCCGCTCGGGAGCTCGCCGTCGAGGTGCACCGCAGTCAGCCGCCGGCCCCCGTGGATCCGTATCACGACCCCGTACCGTTCGAGCGGTTGCTGGACGGCACGTGA
- a CDS encoding NAD(P)-binding domain-containing protein: MSDQLPVVVIGAGPAGLAAAAHLVERGVEPLVLEAGPAAAAAVREWGHVRLFSTWGEVTDPAAERLLAPTGWTKPAPDTYPSGAEWAALYLQPLADVLGDHVRYGAKVTGVSRSGRDRVVDADRDKQPFVLHFTTADGAEQRVLARAVIDASGTWTTPGPAGAGGLPALGEKAAADRITHRVPDLEDPVVRARYAGRRTAVIGSGASAFTALAALADLADDEPGTHAVWILRRGISGSTFGGGEADELPARGALGLAAKAAVDNGYADAVTGFRTEAIDRDTDGRLVLVGEDGRRLDPVDEAVVLTGLRPDLTFLSEIRLGLDERLQAPLALAPLIDPNQHSCGTVYPHGHRELSHPEQDIYLVGMKSYGRAPTFLAMTGYEQIRSVTAAIAGDLESADRVELTLPETGVCGGSGLTGAPAAGQDHEGGCCAPAPELVQIGISTPAAAAAEEPSTGECC; the protein is encoded by the coding sequence ATGAGTGACCAGCTTCCCGTCGTTGTCATCGGAGCCGGACCGGCCGGACTGGCCGCCGCCGCCCACCTCGTCGAGCGCGGCGTCGAGCCCCTGGTCCTGGAAGCCGGGCCGGCCGCGGCGGCCGCGGTACGCGAGTGGGGCCATGTCCGGCTCTTCTCCACCTGGGGCGAGGTCACCGACCCGGCCGCGGAAAGGCTTCTCGCGCCGACCGGCTGGACCAAGCCCGCCCCGGACACCTACCCCTCAGGCGCCGAGTGGGCCGCGCTCTACCTCCAGCCGCTGGCCGATGTCCTGGGCGACCACGTGCGCTACGGCGCCAAGGTCACCGGCGTCTCGCGCAGCGGACGCGACCGCGTCGTCGACGCCGACCGGGACAAGCAGCCCTTCGTCCTGCACTTCACCACCGCTGACGGCGCGGAGCAGCGCGTCCTCGCCCGAGCCGTCATCGACGCCTCCGGCACCTGGACCACACCCGGCCCGGCCGGAGCCGGCGGCCTGCCCGCGCTCGGGGAGAAGGCGGCAGCCGACCGCATCACTCACCGTGTGCCCGACCTCGAGGACCCGGTGGTGCGGGCCCGTTACGCGGGCAGGCGCACCGCTGTCATCGGCTCCGGCGCCTCCGCCTTCACCGCGCTGGCCGCCCTCGCCGACCTCGCCGACGACGAGCCCGGTACGCACGCCGTGTGGATCCTGCGCCGCGGCATCAGCGGCTCGACGTTCGGCGGGGGCGAAGCCGACGAACTCCCCGCCCGCGGCGCCCTGGGGCTCGCCGCGAAGGCCGCCGTGGACAACGGGTATGCGGACGCCGTCACCGGGTTCCGTACCGAAGCCATCGACCGCGATACCGACGGCCGTCTCGTTCTGGTGGGTGAGGACGGCCGCCGTCTCGACCCGGTCGACGAGGCCGTCGTGCTGACCGGCCTCCGCCCCGACCTGACCTTCCTCTCCGAGATCCGCCTCGGCCTGGACGAACGTCTCCAAGCACCCCTCGCGCTGGCCCCGCTCATCGACCCCAACCAGCACTCCTGCGGCACCGTCTACCCGCACGGCCACCGCGAACTGTCCCACCCCGAACAGGACATCTACCTGGTCGGCATGAAGTCCTACGGCCGGGCCCCCACCTTCCTCGCCATGACCGGCTACGAACAGATCCGCTCCGTCACCGCCGCCATCGCCGGCGACCTCGAATCCGCCGACCGCGTCGAACTCACCCTCCCGGAGACCGGAGTATGCGGCGGCAGCGGACTGACGGGTGCCCCGGCCGCCGGACAGGACCACGAGGGAGGCTGCTGCGCTCCGGCCCCCGAGCTCGTCCAGATCGGCATCAGCACCCCCGCCGCTGCCGCCGCCGAGGAGCCCTCGACCGGCGAGTGCTGCTGA
- a CDS encoding IS5 family transposase: MARGDLTDKQWARLEPLLSKGMKPGRPPIWPRRQLVDGIRWRTRTGTPWRDVPERYGPWDRVYDLFRRRQRDGTWKRVFTELQAQADVKDLITWDVSVDSTICRAHQHAAGAVKRGIFRRSRPAALRSSRTTTVSGAREVV; this comes from the coding sequence GTGGCGCGTGGAGATCTGACGGACAAGCAGTGGGCCAGACTGGAGCCGTTGTTGTCGAAGGGAATGAAGCCTGGCCGGCCGCCGATATGGCCGAGGCGACAGCTGGTCGACGGCATACGGTGGCGGACCCGGACCGGGACGCCGTGGCGGGATGTGCCCGAGCGGTACGGGCCGTGGGATCGGGTCTACGACCTGTTCCGGCGCCGCCAGCGCGACGGCACGTGGAAGCGAGTCTTCACCGAACTGCAGGCCCAGGCGGACGTGAAGGACCTGATCACCTGGGATGTCAGTGTCGACTCGACGATCTGCCGCGCCCACCAGCACGCTGCCGGAGCGGTCAAAAGGGGGATCTTCAGAAGGAGCCGCCCGGCGGCGTTGAGGTCGAGCCGGACGACCACGGTCTCGGGCGCTCGCGAGGTGGTCTGA
- a CDS encoding ArsI/CadI family heavy metal resistance metalloenzyme: protein MSRVQLALRVPDLAASIAFYSKLFGTEPAKLRDGYANFAITEPPLKLVLIEGPEGEATRMDHLGVEVESTEAVHAATTRLADQGLATDVENDTTCCYAVQDKVWVHGPGQEPWEVYVVKADADSLAKQQGSTCCTAPTETDAKAAPAGGCC from the coding sequence ATGTCCCGCGTACAGCTCGCCCTCCGCGTCCCCGACCTCGCCGCGTCCATCGCCTTCTACAGCAAGCTGTTCGGCACCGAACCCGCCAAACTCCGCGACGGCTACGCCAACTTCGCCATCACTGAACCCCCGCTCAAGCTCGTCCTGATCGAAGGCCCCGAGGGCGAGGCCACGCGGATGGACCACCTCGGCGTCGAAGTCGAATCCACCGAAGCCGTCCACGCGGCCACCACCCGCCTCGCGGACCAGGGCCTTGCAACGGACGTGGAGAACGACACCACCTGCTGCTACGCCGTACAGGACAAGGTCTGGGTCCACGGCCCCGGCCAGGAACCGTGGGAGGTCTACGTCGTCAAGGCCGACGCCGACTCCCTCGCCAAACAGCAGGGCAGCACCTGCTGCACGGCCCCCACCGAGACCGACGCGAAAGCAGCCCCCGCGGGCGGCTGCTGCTGA
- a CDS encoding helix-turn-helix transcriptional regulator, whose protein sequence is MSNSQVVELPVLPAESVVPCCPPITSAELSQADAEQMAVMFKALSDPVRLRLFSKVASHEGGEACVCDIQDVGVSQPTVSHHLKKLREAGLLTSERRGTWVYYQVAPSVVAAMSAMLDLRS, encoded by the coding sequence ATGTCGAATTCTCAGGTGGTGGAGCTCCCGGTGCTGCCGGCCGAGTCGGTCGTCCCGTGCTGCCCGCCGATCACGTCGGCCGAGCTGTCCCAGGCCGACGCGGAGCAGATGGCCGTCATGTTCAAGGCGCTCTCGGACCCGGTGCGGCTGCGCCTGTTCTCCAAAGTCGCCTCGCACGAGGGCGGCGAGGCGTGCGTGTGCGACATCCAGGACGTCGGCGTCTCCCAGCCGACCGTCTCCCACCACCTGAAGAAGCTGCGCGAGGCCGGGCTGCTGACGTCCGAGCGGCGCGGGACCTGGGTCTACTACCAGGTCGCCCCCTCCGTGGTGGCGGCCATGTCCGCCATGCTCGACCTGCGCTCCTGA
- a CDS encoding CE1758 family FMN-dependent luciferase-like monooxygenase: MHFGIFSVGDVAVDPSSGYTPTEHERLKALAEYAKLAEEVGLDVFAIGEHHNRPFVPSSPTTLLGYIAARTEKILLSTSTTLITTNDPVKIAEDYAMLQHLADGRVDLMMGRGNTGPVYPWFGKDIRDGIALAVENYALLHRLWREDVVDWAGRFRTPLQGFTSTPRPLDGIPPFVWHASIRSPEIAEQAAYYGDGFFHNNLFWPKEHVRQLVDLYRSRFEHYGHGRADQAVVGLAAHLFVRKNSQDAIREFRPYFDASSTYGNGPSLEDTMARTAMVVGSRQEVIERVLAYREHAGGDYQRQLFNVDGIGVPRKTVLEQIEFLGEIVPVLRKEFAAGRPPHVPDAPTHASLIAAPEDSVRTQEGSR; this comes from the coding sequence ATGCACTTCGGAATCTTCAGCGTAGGAGACGTGGCAGTCGACCCGTCGTCGGGATACACGCCCACGGAACACGAACGGCTCAAGGCACTCGCGGAGTACGCGAAACTCGCCGAAGAAGTCGGTCTGGACGTCTTCGCCATCGGCGAGCACCACAACCGCCCCTTCGTTCCGTCGTCGCCCACCACACTGCTCGGCTACATCGCAGCACGGACGGAAAAGATCCTCCTGTCCACGTCGACCACACTGATCACCACCAACGACCCGGTCAAGATCGCCGAGGACTACGCGATGCTGCAGCATCTCGCGGACGGCCGGGTCGATTTGATGATGGGCCGGGGCAACACCGGACCGGTCTATCCCTGGTTCGGCAAGGACATCCGCGACGGCATAGCACTGGCCGTCGAGAACTACGCCCTGCTGCACCGGCTGTGGCGCGAGGACGTCGTCGACTGGGCCGGACGGTTCCGCACCCCGCTGCAGGGCTTCACCTCCACCCCGCGTCCACTGGACGGCATACCGCCGTTCGTCTGGCACGCTTCCATCCGCAGCCCGGAAATCGCAGAACAGGCCGCCTACTACGGCGACGGCTTCTTCCACAACAACCTCTTCTGGCCCAAGGAACACGTCCGGCAGCTGGTCGACCTCTACCGGAGCCGCTTCGAGCACTACGGACACGGCCGCGCCGACCAGGCCGTCGTCGGTCTGGCCGCGCACCTGTTCGTGCGGAAGAACTCGCAGGACGCCATACGCGAGTTCCGCCCCTACTTCGACGCCTCCTCCACCTATGGAAACGGTCCGTCCCTGGAGGACACCATGGCCCGCACCGCGATGGTGGTCGGAAGCCGGCAGGAGGTGATCGAGCGGGTACTGGCCTACCGCGAGCACGCGGGGGGCGACTACCAGCGCCAGCTGTTCAACGTGGACGGCATCGGCGTCCCGCGCAAGACCGTGCTCGAACAGATCGAGTTCCTGGGCGAGATCGTTCCCGTGCTGCGCAAGGAGTTCGCGGCGGGCCGCCCGCCCCACGTTCCGGACGCCCCCACGCACGCCTCTCTCATCGCGGCGCCGGAAGACTCCGTTCGAACCCAGGAAGGCTCGCGATGA
- a CDS encoding MarR family winged helix-turn-helix transcriptional regulator: MTPKPTPPAEAPQPLTPDEEAVVRALPSLLYALPRAIDADMAREQGLSNTEYLTLMYLSEAPGRQLRMHELARALEMSLSGTSRIVHRLESEGYIERTQCDKDRRSWHASLTDAGFTRLEEAWPSNLAAVRRHFLDHLKDLDLKKLAAALQNVAT; encoded by the coding sequence ATGACACCGAAGCCCACCCCGCCCGCAGAGGCACCGCAACCGCTCACTCCCGACGAGGAAGCCGTCGTCCGGGCCCTACCCTCCCTCCTCTACGCCTTGCCACGCGCCATCGACGCCGACATGGCGCGAGAGCAGGGACTGTCCAACACGGAGTATCTGACCCTGATGTACCTGTCGGAGGCACCCGGTCGGCAGCTGCGCATGCATGAACTTGCTCGCGCCCTCGAGATGTCGCTCAGCGGCACATCCCGGATCGTGCACCGGCTGGAGAGCGAGGGCTACATCGAGCGGACGCAGTGCGACAAGGACCGCCGCAGCTGGCACGCTTCCCTGACCGATGCCGGTTTCACCCGCCTGGAAGAGGCCTGGCCCAGCAATCTGGCCGCGGTACGCCGGCACTTCCTCGACCACCTGAAGGACTTGGACCTCAAAAAGCTCGCGGCCGCCTTGCAAAACGTCGCCACCTGA
- a CDS encoding TetR/AcrR family transcriptional regulator has protein sequence MTDGNRRAARSPTRSKYAPARLDESEILRRGLETFAELGYAATTVRELARRLEVSHNFINDRYGSKGDFWRAVVDFALLDDQNEFDHRLAESRDDDERLRGVIIQLYRRSANASAMNRLLADESTRDSDRLDYLHERFIKPFWDSIEPTINSLIAAGRIPQVPPHVLYTAITGPALALAQDPVADRLNPAAAPAAKQDRKSMADTLSSLVLHGLLRPCRQ, from the coding sequence GTGACCGACGGAAACCGAAGGGCGGCAAGGTCGCCGACGCGGAGCAAGTACGCCCCGGCGCGACTGGACGAGAGCGAGATCCTTCGGCGCGGGCTCGAGACGTTCGCGGAGCTCGGATACGCCGCGACCACCGTGCGGGAGCTGGCGCGGCGCCTCGAGGTCAGCCACAACTTCATCAACGACCGCTATGGGTCGAAAGGTGACTTCTGGCGTGCAGTCGTGGACTTCGCACTGCTGGACGACCAGAACGAGTTCGATCATCGGCTGGCGGAGTCCCGCGACGACGACGAACGCCTCAGAGGCGTGATCATTCAGCTCTATAGGCGATCAGCGAACGCCTCAGCGATGAACCGCCTGCTGGCGGATGAGTCCACTCGCGACTCCGACCGCCTGGACTATCTGCACGAACGGTTCATCAAGCCGTTCTGGGACAGCATCGAGCCGACCATCAACAGCCTCATCGCCGCCGGTCGCATCCCACAAGTGCCACCGCACGTCCTGTACACAGCCATCACCGGGCCAGCGCTGGCCCTCGCACAAGACCCCGTCGCCGACCGCCTGAACCCCGCCGCCGCACCAGCGGCAAAACAGGACAGAAAAAGCATGGCCGACACACTTTCCAGCCTCGTCCTCCACGGACTGCTCCGCCCGTGCAGGCAGTGA
- a CDS encoding NADPH-dependent FMN reductase, which yields MTKIGIILGSTRPGRNGEAVARWVYDIASKRTDAEFELVDLLDYKLPHLDEALPPSLGQYSQPHTQEWASKIASFDGFIMVTPEYNHSTSGALKNAIDYLYAEWNNKAVAFVGYGGLGGARAVEHLRLIAGELQMADVRSQVSLSLFHDFENFSVFKPGDFQLEALHTTLDQVLAWSEALAPLRAA from the coding sequence TTGACCAAGATCGGAATCATCCTCGGCAGCACCCGTCCCGGACGCAACGGCGAGGCCGTCGCCCGCTGGGTGTACGACATCGCCTCGAAGCGGACCGACGCGGAGTTTGAACTGGTCGACCTCCTCGACTACAAGCTTCCGCACCTCGACGAGGCCCTTCCGCCGTCGCTGGGCCAGTACTCCCAGCCGCACACGCAGGAGTGGGCGAGCAAGATCGCCTCGTTCGACGGCTTCATCATGGTGACGCCCGAGTACAACCACTCGACGTCCGGCGCCCTGAAGAACGCCATCGACTACCTCTACGCGGAGTGGAACAACAAGGCAGTCGCCTTCGTCGGCTACGGCGGCCTCGGCGGCGCCCGCGCGGTGGAACACCTGCGGCTGATCGCGGGTGAGCTGCAGATGGCGGACGTGCGCTCGCAGGTCTCACTCTCGCTGTTCCACGACTTCGAGAACTTCAGCGTCTTCAAGCCCGGCGACTTCCAACTCGAGGCCCTGCACACCACGCTGGACCAGGTCCTGGCCTGGAGCGAGGCGCTCGCCCCGCTGCGCGCTGCATAA
- a CDS encoding DoxX family protein — protein MYIAAVILSVLLALLCLAAGAPKAQLKGDVPDGLVAKGLSSAQVRLIGLAEIAAAAGLVAGIWWQPLGIAAAVGMAVLLLAAIGYHVKWGDYGDTATRGAAMAPVLFVLVAVAAAATLAASQ, from the coding sequence GTGTACATCGCTGCTGTAATCCTCAGTGTTCTCCTTGCTCTCCTCTGCCTCGCCGCGGGCGCTCCGAAGGCGCAGCTCAAGGGCGACGTCCCGGACGGCCTCGTCGCAAAGGGCCTCAGTTCCGCGCAGGTCCGTCTCATCGGCCTCGCCGAGATCGCTGCCGCCGCGGGGCTCGTGGCGGGTATCTGGTGGCAGCCGCTGGGCATCGCCGCTGCCGTCGGGATGGCCGTCCTGCTCCTCGCAGCAATCGGTTATCACGTGAAGTGGGGCGACTACGGCGACACCGCCACTCGCGGAGCTGCCATGGCCCCGGTTCTGTTCGTCCTCGTCGCGGTGGCGGCGGCCGCCACACTCGCCGCGTCACAGTGA
- a CDS encoding MFS transporter, which translates to MTELHTSGAVTGTGVRSRPRAALPALCATQITSWGILYYAFPVLNPQITATTGWPTGATTASFSAALLVSALAGIRVGRIIDRHGPRTVMTAGSPLGALSLLVVAAAPDLPLFTAGWLLAGAAMAATFYQPAFAALTRWYAPDHVRALTVVTLAGGLASTIFAPTTAALTDHLSWRATYTVLALLLAAITIPAHAFALKGPWPAAPPAPAHAGGGVSAIARSRPFWMLACALTLSAFTVYAVVVDLVSLLLERGFTTSQAAWALGLGGAGQTLGRTLYSPLTRHSTTTTRTVTLIALGGATTAALALVPGPYALLTALSVAAGMVRGNITLLQATAFPDRWGTTHYGHLSGLLTAPVTAASALAPFAGAALAAPLGGYPHLFTVLALISAMAALIAAAATPPDKPPACGRRIRKDPP; encoded by the coding sequence ATGACCGAACTCCACACCAGCGGGGCTGTGACCGGGACGGGGGTCCGGTCACGGCCCCGCGCCGCACTGCCTGCCCTGTGCGCCACCCAGATCACCAGCTGGGGCATCCTCTACTACGCCTTCCCCGTCCTGAACCCCCAGATCACCGCCACCACCGGCTGGCCCACCGGCGCCACCACCGCATCGTTCTCCGCCGCGCTACTGGTCTCCGCCCTCGCCGGAATCCGCGTCGGCCGGATCATCGACCGCCACGGACCGCGCACCGTGATGACAGCCGGCTCCCCCCTCGGCGCACTCAGCCTCCTCGTCGTGGCCGCCGCACCCGACCTGCCCCTCTTCACCGCGGGCTGGCTGCTCGCCGGAGCCGCGATGGCCGCCACCTTCTACCAGCCCGCCTTCGCCGCCCTCACCCGCTGGTACGCCCCCGACCACGTCCGCGCCCTGACCGTCGTCACCCTCGCCGGCGGCCTCGCCTCCACCATCTTCGCCCCCACCACCGCAGCCCTCACCGACCACCTCTCATGGAGAGCGACGTACACCGTCCTCGCCCTGCTCCTGGCCGCCATCACCATCCCCGCCCACGCCTTCGCGCTCAAAGGACCATGGCCGGCGGCGCCTCCGGCCCCCGCTCACGCAGGCGGCGGCGTGAGCGCCATCGCCCGGAGCCGACCGTTCTGGATGCTGGCCTGCGCTCTGACCCTCTCCGCGTTCACCGTGTACGCGGTCGTCGTCGACCTGGTCTCCCTCCTGCTCGAACGCGGATTCACCACCTCCCAAGCCGCCTGGGCCCTCGGCCTCGGCGGCGCCGGGCAGACCCTCGGACGCACCCTGTACTCCCCCCTCACCCGCCACAGCACAACCACCACCCGCACGGTCACCCTCATCGCCCTCGGCGGCGCGACCACCGCAGCACTCGCCCTCGTCCCGGGCCCGTACGCACTGCTGACCGCACTCTCCGTCGCGGCCGGCATGGTCCGCGGCAACATCACCCTGCTCCAGGCCACCGCCTTCCCGGACCGCTGGGGAACGACGCACTACGGCCACCTGTCCGGGCTCCTCACGGCCCCGGTAACCGCAGCCTCAGCGCTCGCGCCCTTCGCCGGTGCCGCCTTGGCCGCACCTCTCGGGGGTTACCCGCACCTGTTCACAGTGCTCGCGCTCATCTCCGCCATGGCCGCCCTCATTGCAGCCGCGGCCACACCTCCCGACAAACCCCCGGCGTGTGGACGGCGGATCAGGAAGGACCCTCCGTAA
- a CDS encoding TIGR02391 family protein codes for MTIDIPWARNEFDEFLKLTALQRAQDVPGVVGGTNRLVNRGRPSEIVASAHVVEQILDRVLPRWRQEVPDDKNKTINRWYQHREAVQRADAALTRDEEVRARLGDDAPQASAAMMHSWAWDGARALWRSGHFREAVTAAARKVNAETQNKVGRRDLSETKLFQSAFSTNAPKADEPRLRLMTDDGSDTFRSIHRGAMAFAEGCYAGIRNPNSHEDGLPELPEHEALEQLAAFSVLARWVDTATLLTI; via the coding sequence ATGACCATCGATATCCCCTGGGCGCGCAACGAGTTCGATGAGTTCCTCAAGCTCACGGCGTTGCAGCGAGCACAGGATGTACCCGGCGTCGTCGGCGGCACCAACCGACTCGTGAATCGCGGAAGACCCTCAGAGATTGTGGCCAGTGCCCATGTGGTGGAACAGATTCTCGACCGGGTTCTCCCGCGTTGGCGTCAAGAGGTGCCTGACGACAAGAACAAGACCATCAACCGCTGGTACCAGCATCGTGAAGCCGTCCAGCGAGCGGATGCCGCCCTCACGCGGGACGAAGAGGTACGAGCGCGTCTGGGGGACGATGCTCCGCAGGCCAGCGCAGCGATGATGCACTCCTGGGCGTGGGACGGTGCCCGGGCTCTGTGGCGCAGCGGCCATTTCCGGGAAGCGGTCACCGCTGCCGCCAGGAAGGTCAACGCCGAGACGCAGAACAAGGTCGGCCGCCGCGATCTCAGCGAGACCAAGCTCTTTCAGAGCGCCTTCTCAACGAACGCGCCCAAGGCAGACGAGCCACGCCTGCGTCTCATGACCGACGACGGCAGCGACACCTTCCGCAGCATCCACCGGGGCGCCATGGCCTTTGCCGAGGGCTGCTACGCCGGCATCCGCAACCCCAACAGCCACGAGGACGGCCTGCCTGAACTGCCCGAGCACGAGGCACTCGAACAGCTCGCGGCGTTCAGCGTTCTCGCCCGCTGGGTGGACACGGCAACCCTGCTGACGATCTGA
- a CDS encoding enoyl-CoA hydratase/isomerase family protein produces the protein MSEINGRARSAGSEFVLATDIRFAGPTAILGQFEVGVGSVPGGNPSGRLPHLAGRGRALEILLGADDFPADLAAKYGYVNRVVAKGELEQFVDAFARRIASFDKTAVSRTKALVDAESLPTAESYGASLQAYFQSAGRPENAHRVQSLFDRGLQRPDGVELDLGRRVAE, from the coding sequence ATCAGTGAGATCAACGGCCGCGCCCGCAGTGCCGGCAGCGAGTTCGTCCTGGCGACGGACATCCGCTTCGCCGGACCGACCGCCATTCTCGGACAGTTCGAAGTAGGCGTCGGATCGGTTCCCGGAGGAAACCCCAGCGGCCGACTGCCCCACCTGGCGGGCCGCGGACGCGCCCTCGAAATCCTGCTGGGCGCCGACGACTTCCCGGCCGACCTGGCGGCGAAGTACGGCTATGTCAACCGCGTCGTCGCGAAAGGCGAACTGGAACAGTTCGTCGACGCCTTCGCCCGTCGCATCGCGAGCTTCGACAAGACGGCCGTCTCTCGGACCAAGGCGTTGGTCGACGCCGAGTCCCTGCCGACGGCCGAGTCCTATGGTGCCAGCCTCCAGGCCTACTTCCAGTCCGCCGGGCGCCCGGAGAACGCCCACCGCGTACAGTCCCTGTTCGACCGCGGACTCCAGCGCCCCGACGGCGTGGAACTCGACCTCGGCCGCCGTGTAGCCGAGTAG
- a CDS encoding helix-turn-helix transcriptional regulator, which translates to MAAKNNPTIRRRRLGAELRRLRMDSGLKGREVAEWLMVSQPKISRLESGERAISPRDVRDLCVLYGVTDPQVIDSLMEMARESGECGWWHAYGDIPNSVYIGLETDAASLHAYEPMVIPGLLQTPAYAQAVIEEALPEISVEQAAARLKVRMRRQHRIYDPGRPLRLWVVLDESVLHRVVGSPEIMREQLEHLKALGTEPHISVQVLPYTAGAHPGLPGQFSILGFADSAQTGVVHLERFTSDLYLEKPSDVQYYSVMHAHLQARALEPADSRDFITDATKAFVDTAGSPGVPSAGTGRGRVPPADAGVDDVADVITVC; encoded by the coding sequence GTGGCGGCAAAGAACAATCCCACCATCAGGAGGCGCCGTCTGGGGGCTGAGCTGCGGCGGCTGCGCATGGACAGTGGGCTGAAGGGCAGGGAAGTCGCTGAGTGGCTCATGGTCTCCCAGCCCAAGATCAGCCGTCTGGAAAGCGGCGAGCGCGCCATCAGCCCCCGCGATGTGCGCGACCTGTGCGTGCTCTACGGAGTGACGGATCCCCAGGTCATCGATTCGCTGATGGAGATGGCCAGGGAATCCGGCGAGTGTGGCTGGTGGCATGCCTACGGCGACATCCCGAACAGCGTCTACATCGGCCTGGAGACAGACGCCGCCTCCCTCCACGCCTACGAGCCCATGGTGATCCCCGGCCTGCTGCAGACCCCGGCGTACGCCCAGGCGGTCATCGAGGAAGCCCTCCCCGAGATCAGCGTCGAACAGGCTGCCGCACGTCTCAAGGTACGGATGCGCCGGCAGCACCGGATCTACGACCCGGGCCGCCCGTTGCGCCTGTGGGTCGTCCTGGACGAATCGGTACTGCACCGCGTTGTCGGCAGCCCTGAGATCATGCGTGAACAACTGGAGCACCTGAAGGCACTCGGCACAGAGCCGCATATCAGCGTGCAGGTCCTCCCCTACACGGCAGGCGCCCACCCGGGTCTGCCGGGACAGTTCTCCATCCTGGGGTTCGCCGACAGCGCCCAGACAGGAGTGGTGCACCTGGAACGGTTCACCAGCGACCTCTACCTGGAGAAACCCTCCGACGTGCAGTACTACAGCGTGATGCACGCCCACCTCCAGGCCCGGGCCCTCGAGCCCGCAGACAGCCGCGACTTCATCACCGACGCCACCAAGGCATTCGTCGACACAGCGGGCTCGCCCGGAGTGCCGTCCGCAGGAACCGGTCGCGGCCGCGTTCCTCCTGCTGACGCGGGCGTGGACGACGTCGCCGATGTCATCACCGTGTGCTGA